TCAACTCCTCCTGGTAGATCTTCACCGTCTGGGCCTTGGCCAGCTCCAGCGTGGCCAGGATATAAACGACCAGTTCATAGCGCGACTGGAAGGTTTTGTAAAAGCCCTGGAACAGCGCAAAATTTACGTTACTGATGATGCGACCCAGCTCGATGATTTTCTCCTCGACCGTCACCTGGTGCATCTTCGCTTCGTGACGCGCGGCTGGCTTGCGTTCGGCCAGATCGCGCAGCATCTGTTCATACAGCACGATGAGCGAGGTCGGATCCCCAACCAAAGGCGCTTCAATGCTTTCATAAAGCGGTGTCAGTCGTTGCCATTCCATCGACGAACGGATCTGCACGCCGAACTGCGGTTTGACCGACAGATATTCGGCAACTTTTTTAAAGGTTTCGTACTGAAGGAGGCGCTCCTGCAGGTTGTAGCGCGGGTCGTCCTCGTTCAGAAGGCCGGCTTCATCCTGACTTTCCTGGCCGGGCAGCAGCATCTTCGTTTTGATTTCGATCAGGGTCGCGGCCATTTCGATAAATTCGCCGGCATCAGCCAAGTCATCGTAGCGCAGGATCCGCAGATACGCGAGGTACTGCTGGGTGAGCTTGAAGATATCAATGTTGAAAATGTCGATTTCGTTCACCCGGATCAGGTGCAAAAGAAGATCGAGAGGCCCCTCGAATTGCTCAAGTTTTAGGTAATACTGCGTCGTCATGCCCTGAGTCCCTGGCGCTTTCGTTGAGCCGGTTCTAAACAATCTGGAGATTCTAGCGAAAAGCTGGGACTT
This window of the Oligoflexus sp. genome carries:
- a CDS encoding segregation and condensation protein A codes for the protein MTTQYYLKLEQFEGPLDLLLHLIRVNEIDIFNIDIFKLTQQYLAYLRILRYDDLADAGEFIEMAATLIEIKTKMLLPGQESQDEAGLLNEDDPRYNLQERLLQYETFKKVAEYLSVKPQFGVQIRSSMEWQRLTPLYESIEAPLVGDPTSLIVLYEQMLRDLAERKPAARHEAKMHQVTVEEKIIELGRIISNVNFALFQGFYKTFQSRYELVVYILATLELAKAQTVKIYQEELNGPLWLYRSDLDANQLPLQVKGVDRPRLAEPPEMDGV